A genomic segment from Pseudosulfitobacter sp. DSM 107133 encodes:
- a CDS encoding DMT family transporter produces the protein MDRKTHIDTFGAVALILFALNLGFNQVVIKVSNGGFGPVFLAALRSVGGAVVLLVWMKARGVSFALPRSSIAGGIASGVLFSVEFLCLFIALDLTTVGRVSIIFYSMPVWLALAAHVLLPAERLSVVRVIGMVLAMAGVALALLDRSNGQASLVGDLLALAAALCWAGIALCVRVTPLTRVPPEQQLLWQLIISAPVLLLAAPFFGDLMRDVLPIHMWGLTFQIFAVASFGYLSWFWLLTVYPASSVASFSFLSPVFAVILGWLLLGEHAGWTIWAALLLVAAGIYLINRK, from the coding sequence ATGGATCGCAAGACGCATATAGATACTTTCGGCGCCGTTGCGCTGATCCTGTTTGCGCTGAATCTCGGCTTCAACCAGGTTGTTATCAAAGTGTCCAATGGCGGCTTTGGCCCCGTTTTTCTGGCCGCTTTGCGTTCGGTGGGTGGCGCGGTTGTGCTGCTGGTCTGGATGAAGGCGCGGGGCGTGTCGTTTGCGCTGCCGCGCAGCAGCATAGCGGGCGGTATCGCCTCAGGGGTGCTGTTTTCCGTTGAATTCCTATGTCTTTTTATCGCTCTTGACCTGACCACCGTGGGGCGCGTGTCGATCATTTTCTATTCCATGCCGGTGTGGCTGGCACTGGCGGCGCATGTGTTGCTGCCAGCGGAACGGCTGAGTGTTGTGCGCGTGATCGGGATGGTGCTGGCGATGGCGGGTGTGGCGCTGGCGCTGCTGGACCGCAGCAACGGGCAGGCATCTCTGGTGGGTGATCTGCTGGCGCTGGCGGCTGCGTTGTGTTGGGCCGGGATTGCGCTGTGTGTACGCGTAACGCCGTTGACCCGCGTGCCGCCCGAACAGCAATTGCTGTGGCAACTGATCATCTCGGCACCAGTGTTGTTGCTTGCGGCGCCTTTCTTTGGCGACTTGATGCGTGATGTGCTGCCGATCCATATGTGGGGGCTGACGTTCCAGATTTTTGCCGTGGCCAGCTTCGGCTATCTGTCGTGGTTCTGGTTGTTGACTGTTTATCCTGCATCCTCGGTGGCTTCGTTCAGCTTTCTGTCGCCGGTGTTTGCGGTGATTCTGGGCTGGTTGCTGCTGGGTGAACATGCGGGCTGGACGATTTGGGCTGCCTTGTTGCTGGTGGCTGCGGGGATCTACCTGATCAACCGGAAATAG
- a CDS encoding protein adenylyltransferase SelO produces the protein MTLHIPFDNTYAALPSGFYTAQAPTAVKAPELLAFNAPLADELGIDAPDAAEIAAVFAGNTVPDGAAPLAQLYAGHQFGSFNPQLGDGRALLLGEVIDQSGTRRDIQLKGAGPTPYSRMGDGRAWLGPVLREYVVSEAMHALGIPTTRALAAVATGEPIWREQGALPGAVLTRVAASHLRVGTFQVFAHRGQIDELKTLTDYAIARHYPQADGPMGLLSAVCAAQAELIAAWMSVGFIHGVMNTDNCAISGETIDYGPCAFMDAYDEARVFSSIDQQGRYAFGNQPRIAVWNCAQLATALIRQMEDMDAAVETATTIVHAMPGQLQAAWLKRFGAKLGLENPTPEDQPLIEDLLTLMQSNGADFTNTFAALGTATAQDQFSDRAAFEAWNTRWQTRKASETDANGLMARANPRIIPRNHRMEQMIEAAVAGDMTPFQNELTALATPFDPATNPDLMRPPTQREIVPATFCGT, from the coding sequence CGGGCTTTTACACCGCACAAGCGCCCACAGCGGTCAAGGCGCCCGAGCTTCTGGCCTTTAACGCGCCGCTTGCCGACGAGCTTGGCATCGACGCGCCCGATGCGGCTGAAATCGCGGCCGTCTTTGCCGGCAACACCGTTCCAGATGGCGCGGCCCCGCTGGCGCAGCTTTATGCAGGCCACCAGTTCGGCAGCTTCAACCCGCAACTGGGCGACGGGCGCGCGCTGTTGCTGGGCGAGGTGATCGACCAGAGCGGCACCCGCCGAGACATCCAGCTCAAGGGGGCCGGTCCCACGCCCTATTCGCGCATGGGCGACGGACGCGCCTGGCTGGGGCCGGTGCTGCGTGAATATGTGGTCTCCGAGGCGATGCACGCGCTGGGCATCCCCACCACCCGCGCGCTGGCCGCCGTTGCCACGGGCGAGCCGATCTGGCGCGAGCAAGGCGCGTTGCCGGGTGCCGTACTGACCCGTGTGGCCGCCAGCCACCTGCGCGTCGGCACCTTTCAGGTCTTTGCCCATCGCGGACAGATTGACGAACTGAAAACCCTGACCGACTATGCGATTGCCCGCCATTACCCGCAGGCCGATGGCCCCATGGGTCTGCTTTCCGCCGTCTGTGCCGCTCAGGCCGAGCTGATCGCGGCGTGGATGTCCGTAGGGTTCATCCACGGCGTGATGAACACAGACAACTGCGCCATTTCGGGCGAAACCATAGACTATGGCCCCTGTGCCTTCATGGATGCCTATGACGAGGCGCGCGTGTTCTCCTCGATCGACCAGCAGGGCCGCTATGCCTTTGGCAACCAGCCGCGCATCGCCGTGTGGAACTGCGCGCAACTGGCCACGGCGCTGATCCGCCAGATGGAGGACATGGACGCCGCCGTCGAGACAGCCACAACAATCGTGCACGCCATGCCCGGCCAGCTGCAAGCCGCCTGGCTCAAACGGTTCGGCGCAAAGCTGGGGCTTGAAAACCCCACGCCCGAGGATCAACCGCTGATCGAAGACCTTCTGACCCTCATGCAATCAAACGGCGCGGATTTCACCAACACATTCGCCGCCCTCGGCACTGCAACGGCCCAGGACCAGTTCAGCGACCGCGCCGCCTTCGAAGCATGGAACACCCGATGGCAGACCCGCAAGGCCTCCGAAACCGATGCAAATGGCCTTATGGCCCGCGCCAATCCCCGCATCATCCCGCGCAATCACCGGATGGAACAGATGATCGAAGCGGCCGTTGCAGGCGATATGACCCCGTTCCAGAACGAACTCACCGCACTGGCCACGCCCTTTGATCCCGCCACGAACCCCGACCTGATGCGCCCGCCAACACAACGGGAAATCGTGCCCGCAACCTTCTGCGGCACCTGA